Proteins encoded within one genomic window of Syntrophobacterales bacterium:
- a CDS encoding AmpG family muropeptide MFS transporter, whose translation MKFPKMQHINPWIWVPSLYLAEGVPYIMAMTVSVILYKRLGVSNTEIALYTSWLYLPWVIKPLWSPFVDMFRTKRFWIVAMQLIVGAAFAGVALTIPAPAFFRYTLAFFWIMAFSSATHDIAADGFYMLGLEEHQQAAFIGVRTIFYRIAVIAAKGILVVFAGNLETRGFSVQTAWSLTFFLLAALVLALFIYHVIVLPFPAADHPVRRDPQKSSLALFLRGFVLFFRRKDIVPIIAFFLFYRFAEAQLVKMVAPFLLDGRAKGGLGLSTTEVGIVYGTVGALALMAGGLLGGWASSRKGLKYWLWIMVFAMHLPDVIFIYLSVALPQNLWIINAAVAIEQFGYGFGFTAYSLYMIMACEGEYKTVHYAIATGIMAFGMMIPAMSSGWIQERLGYPGFFLWILVSTVPGFIVAALVKIDPEFGRKKG comes from the coding sequence ATGAAATTCCCGAAGATGCAACACATTAACCCCTGGATCTGGGTTCCGTCTCTTTACCTGGCGGAGGGGGTCCCCTACATCATGGCGATGACCGTTTCGGTTATCCTCTATAAAAGGCTGGGCGTCTCCAACACGGAGATTGCGCTGTACACCTCCTGGCTCTACCTGCCCTGGGTGATCAAACCGCTGTGGAGCCCGTTTGTCGATATGTTCCGCACAAAACGCTTCTGGATCGTGGCGATGCAGCTTATCGTCGGGGCGGCTTTCGCCGGCGTTGCCCTGACGATCCCGGCACCCGCCTTTTTCCGCTACACGCTGGCATTTTTCTGGATCATGGCCTTCAGCTCGGCGACGCACGATATCGCCGCCGACGGCTTTTATATGCTGGGGCTTGAGGAGCACCAGCAGGCCGCGTTTATCGGGGTGCGGACGATCTTCTACCGGATTGCGGTGATCGCCGCCAAGGGAATTCTCGTTGTTTTTGCCGGGAACCTGGAAACGCGGGGCTTCAGCGTGCAGACGGCGTGGTCGCTGACCTTTTTCCTGCTGGCGGCGCTGGTGCTGGCCCTCTTCATTTACCATGTTATTGTTCTTCCGTTTCCGGCTGCGGATCATCCCGTGCGGCGCGATCCGCAGAAGAGCTCGCTTGCGCTTTTCCTGCGGGGGTTCGTCCTTTTCTTCCGGCGGAAGGATATCGTGCCGATAATCGCCTTTTTTCTCTTTTATCGCTTTGCCGAGGCGCAGCTCGTCAAGATGGTTGCCCCTTTTCTGCTCGACGGACGGGCGAAGGGGGGGCTTGGCCTTTCGACGACGGAAGTCGGCATCGTTTATGGGACTGTCGGGGCGCTGGCGCTGATGGCGGGAGGGCTCCTCGGCGGCTGGGCGTCTTCGCGAAAGGGACTTAAATACTGGCTGTGGATAATGGTTTTTGCCATGCACCTGCCGGACGTCATTTTTATCTATCTTTCCGTCGCGCTGCCGCAGAATCTCTGGATAATAAACGCCGCAGTGGCGATCGAACAGTTCGGATACGGGTTTGGTTTTACGGCATATTCCCTCTACATGATCATGGCCTGCGAGGGTGAATACAAGACGGTGCACTATGCGATTGCAACGGGGATCATGGCCTTCGGGATGATGATCCCGGCTATGTCGAGCGGCTGGATTCAGGAACGCTTAGGCTACCCCGGGTTCTTTCTGTGGATACTGGTTTCGACTGTCCCCGGCTTTATCGTCGCCGCGCTCGTGAAGATCGATCCGGAGTTTGGTAGAAAAAAGGGGTAG
- a CDS encoding phosphotransferase, whose product MTPTTCFILGAGLGTRLRPLTDSLPKPLLPVGGRPLVSYALDHCLTVGAERFIVNTHYLAAAYDAAFPDRLWRGKPLIFRHEPILLDTAGGLKNIEDLLAKGGSLLVYNGDILSDLPLSRLLAAHREKGREVTLALRSRGANRNVSLDNHDRICDIRNILGNPGVRNCLFTGIYIVERRFLRRLTSGNVESIILPLVEMIRQKPGAVASVVIDEGIWEDVGNLEAYLRLAPFVPPLNYEKWPPGASEGKKAGQKPGENAAAAKPVEKEKCSNNPDEEAFVRTTLGIPADTPVELSAVGKGGSDRCYSRVAAPGFPSAILMRYGDMYAENDVYVAAASLLRESGVSVPAIYNHAPERRLILMEDLGDRDLYSLREKTWGKRRAIYEKTLALAAKMHAFSPEQIDRKLHLSHSLPLMPAYDEKLYRWERNYFLENIVQKVCRMELAPQEKNDLEAELAGLAAGLLQTQASLIHRDFQSQNVMVKEGKPVLIDFQGMRFGSLFYDLGSLIYDPYVQFPEGARAYLLRFYYDLAGSTSSWEKFRALFFQASAQRLMQALGAYGFLGLTRGKPHFLQHIPRALQNLVEASGESGILPRLNDLARRCQGCRYPFS is encoded by the coding sequence ATGACGCCGACAACATGTTTTATTCTGGGGGCCGGGCTGGGTACGAGGTTGCGGCCCCTTACCGACAGCCTGCCGAAGCCGCTCCTCCCCGTAGGCGGACGTCCGCTCGTCAGCTATGCGCTGGATCACTGTCTGACCGTGGGTGCAGAGCGTTTTATCGTCAACACCCACTACCTCGCCGCCGCTTATGACGCTGCCTTTCCTGACCGACTCTGGCGGGGGAAACCGCTTATTTTTCGGCACGAGCCTATCCTGCTCGATACGGCCGGCGGACTCAAGAATATTGAAGACCTGCTTGCAAAGGGGGGAAGCCTGCTTGTTTATAACGGCGATATTCTTTCGGATCTGCCGCTTTCCCGGCTGCTTGCCGCCCACCGGGAAAAAGGGCGGGAAGTTACCCTGGCACTCAGAAGCCGGGGGGCGAACAGAAACGTTTCTCTCGATAATCACGATCGGATCTGCGACATTCGAAATATTCTCGGCAATCCTGGAGTGAGAAACTGTCTTTTTACCGGCATCTACATTGTGGAAAGAAGGTTTTTACGCCGTCTGACCAGTGGTAACGTGGAATCGATCATTTTGCCCTTGGTGGAAATGATAAGACAAAAACCGGGCGCGGTGGCCTCGGTTGTGATCGACGAGGGGATCTGGGAGGATGTCGGCAATCTGGAAGCATACCTTAGGCTTGCCCCCTTTGTGCCGCCGCTGAATTACGAAAAATGGCCGCCCGGTGCGAGTGAAGGCAAAAAGGCGGGGCAAAAACCGGGTGAAAACGCTGCTGCCGCGAAGCCGGTGGAAAAGGAAAAATGCAGTAATAATCCGGATGAAGAGGCGTTTGTCCGGACAACGCTGGGGATTCCTGCCGACACCCCCGTAGAGCTGTCAGCGGTCGGCAAGGGCGGGTCGGATCGCTGCTATTCCCGAGTCGCAGCGCCTGGTTTTCCGTCGGCGATTCTGATGCGCTACGGGGATATGTACGCGGAAAACGACGTTTATGTTGCCGCCGCCTCATTGCTTCGGGAAAGCGGCGTCAGTGTGCCGGCCATTTATAACCACGCTCCGGAACGGCGGCTGATTTTGATGGAGGATCTGGGCGATCGCGATCTCTATAGCCTGCGCGAAAAAACGTGGGGGAAGCGACGGGCAATTTATGAAAAGACGCTGGCGCTTGCCGCAAAAATGCACGCATTTTCCCCGGAGCAGATTGACAGGAAGCTCCATTTATCGCACTCGCTTCCCTTGATGCCGGCTTATGATGAAAAATTATACCGTTGGGAGAGAAACTACTTTCTGGAGAATATTGTTCAAAAAGTCTGCCGGATGGAGCTTGCCCCGCAGGAAAAAAATGACTTGGAAGCGGAGTTGGCCGGATTGGCTGCCGGACTTCTGCAAACACAGGCATCCTTGATCCATCGCGATTTTCAGTCGCAAAATGTAATGGTTAAGGAAGGAAAACCTGTACTTATCGATTTTCAGGGGATGCGGTTCGGAAGCCTGTTTTACGACCTCGGGTCGTTGATTTACGATCCTTACGTCCAGTTTCCGGAAGGTGCGCGCGCTTACCTGCTGCGTTTTTATTACGATCTTGCCGGCTCAACTTCTTCATGGGAAAAATTCCGCGCGCTTTTTTTTCAAGCCTCCGCGCAGCGACTGATGCAGGCCCTTGGCGCGTACGGCTTTCTCGGACTCACGCGCGGCAAACCCCATTTCCTGCAGCACATTCCCCGTGCCCTGCAAAACCTTGTCGAGGCATCCGGGGAATCGGGCATCCTGCCCCGCCTGAACGACCTTGCCCGGCGCTGCCAGGGCTGCAGATACCCATTTTCCTGA
- a CDS encoding HD domain-containing protein, translating into MKEIAEFLFETSMLRKTPRSGFQFLGSGSESVAEHVLSTLYIGYALCKMDTEADELKVLRLCLMHDLPEARTGDMNYVNKKYVQVDEKKAVKELAAPLFFGGEIEGALDEFNERQTREALLARDADQLALILHLKECGDLGNKYSKEWMRFARERLVTETARRLAVSILETDYSAWWSKENDDWWVNGNNGAGSKFKKQG; encoded by the coding sequence ATGAAGGAAATAGCTGAATTTCTTTTTGAAACGAGCATGTTGAGGAAGACCCCCCGGAGCGGGTTTCAGTTCCTCGGCTCCGGTTCCGAGTCGGTTGCCGAGCATGTGTTGAGCACTCTTTATATTGGGTATGCATTGTGTAAAATGGATACCGAGGCCGACGAGTTGAAGGTCTTAAGACTATGCCTGATGCACGATCTGCCCGAGGCGCGCACCGGCGACATGAATTACGTGAATAAAAAGTATGTGCAGGTTGATGAGAAAAAGGCGGTAAAAGAGCTGGCGGCCCCGCTTTTTTTCGGCGGGGAGATTGAAGGCGCCCTTGATGAATTCAACGAGCGCCAAACGAGAGAGGCGCTCCTGGCCCGGGATGCCGATCAACTGGCGTTGATCCTCCACTTGAAGGAATGCGGCGATCTGGGAAACAAATACAGCAAGGAGTGGATGCGTTTTGCCCGGGAGCGTCTGGTGACGGAAACGGCGCGCCGACTTGCCGTGAGCATTCTCGAAACGGATTACTCGGCCTGGTGGTCGAAGGAAAATGACGACTGGTGGGTCAACGGCAATAACGGGGCAGGCAGTAAATTCAAGAAGCAGGGATAA
- a CDS encoding GerMN domain-containing protein, which translates to MSTKKQIRSAGVKSKKTKKNKRTLILSVIVVVAVVFLAVFFITLFDYIYPPATGKHIAESKKEKIEAILYFSDANERYLLPEKRFLVKETAPESQAVEMVNALIAGSKTGLVNTFPQNAELLSVKKEGSDLLLVDFRESLIKNHPGGSAAEMATVYSLTNTLTANLPEIKRVKILIEGKSRESLKGHIGLDQPFYPNQELIRVPQPQ; encoded by the coding sequence ATGTCCACCAAAAAGCAAATCCGCAGCGCCGGGGTTAAATCGAAAAAAACGAAAAAGAACAAAAGAACGCTGATCTTATCGGTGATTGTCGTAGTTGCGGTAGTTTTTCTGGCCGTTTTTTTTATCACGCTTTTTGACTATATCTATCCGCCCGCGACCGGCAAGCATATCGCCGAGTCGAAAAAAGAGAAGATAGAGGCGATCCTGTACTTTTCCGATGCCAATGAACGCTACCTGCTTCCGGAAAAAAGATTTCTGGTCAAGGAGACGGCCCCGGAGAGTCAGGCGGTTGAGATGGTAAATGCCTTGATCGCCGGCTCAAAAACGGGGCTTGTCAATACGTTTCCCCAGAATGCCGAACTTCTAAGCGTGAAAAAAGAGGGAAGCGACCTGCTGCTTGTCGATTTTCGGGAGAGCCTGATTAAAAACCATCCCGGGGGAAGCGCCGCGGAGATGGCTACCGTCTATTCCTTGACGAATACCCTGACTGCCAACCTGCCGGAGATAAAGAGGGTGAAAATTCTGATCGAAGGCAAGAGCCGGGAGTCGCTGAAGGGGCATATCGGGCTTGACCAGCCTTTTTATCCCAACCAGGAACTGATCAGGGTTCCTCAGCCTCAATAG
- the fusA gene encoding elongation factor G, which produces MAAKSKLSRTRNIGIAAHIDAGKTTVTERILFYTGKSYKMGEVHDGEAVMDWMPQEQERGITITSAVTTCQWENHAIHLIDTPGHVDFTIEVERSLRVLDGAVVVFCAVDGVEPQSETVWRQADRYGVPKVAFINKMDRIGADFQGTIGQMKERFNSLPLPVQMPLGAEESFRGVVDLIRMQALKWDDATKGLEYQYEDIPEEAMPQAQEQREKMISLLADVDDGIAEKYLEGVEISGAEINEALRKATISLKIVPVLCGSALKNKGVQPLLDAVVFYLPSPEDIPPVRGINPLTKQEEIRISSDKEPLAALAFKIMQDEGRKLTYLRIYSGRINAGDELFNASRGKKEKISRILKMHANKRERLEQAGAGDIIAVMGLKEITTGDTICSEEHPILLELIDFYEPVISLAIEAKTPADQEKLVVALGKLMEEDPTLRVKDDDETAQTVLSGMGELHLEIITDRLLREFNTRINVGKPRVVHRETIQKQVECEGVFERELADKRHFGSVRLLLEPGKRGSGAEIIRKLDDQAPLFTEEMLLAMEEGIKEGLQSGVLAGYPVIDIRIAIAGGVIREGETTPLGCRIAAATAFRDGCQLAEPVLLDPIMRVDIITPPEFMGEVIGDINARRGEIQEISPKGTISEIRAKVPLKAMFGYSTDLRSATQGRAMFTMQFLAYDKIG; this is translated from the coding sequence ATGGCAGCAAAATCAAAACTTTCGCGGACGAGGAATATCGGGATAGCCGCCCACATCGACGCCGGCAAGACGACGGTGACCGAGAGGATACTTTTCTATACGGGGAAGTCCTATAAAATGGGGGAAGTTCACGACGGCGAGGCGGTTATGGACTGGATGCCCCAGGAGCAGGAACGGGGCATCACGATAACCTCGGCGGTGACAACCTGCCAATGGGAGAACCATGCGATCCATCTGATCGACACCCCCGGCCATGTGGATTTCACGATTGAGGTGGAGCGGAGTCTCCGGGTGCTCGACGGGGCCGTCGTCGTTTTCTGCGCCGTGGACGGCGTGGAGCCGCAGTCGGAGACTGTCTGGCGGCAGGCCGACCGCTACGGGGTTCCCAAGGTTGCGTTCATCAATAAAATGGACAGGATCGGGGCCGATTTTCAGGGGACGATCGGGCAGATGAAGGAGCGCTTCAACTCGCTGCCTTTGCCTGTCCAGATGCCCCTGGGGGCAGAAGAGTCATTCCGGGGCGTTGTTGATCTGATCCGCATGCAGGCGCTTAAATGGGACGATGCTACGAAGGGTTTGGAGTATCAGTACGAGGATATTCCCGAGGAGGCAATGCCGCAGGCGCAGGAGCAACGGGAAAAAATGATTTCGCTCCTTGCCGATGTTGACGACGGGATTGCGGAAAAATATTTGGAAGGGGTGGAAATAAGCGGCGCCGAGATCAACGAGGCGTTGCGGAAGGCGACGATTTCCCTGAAGATTGTTCCGGTTCTGTGCGGCTCCGCCCTCAAAAACAAAGGGGTGCAGCCGCTTTTGGATGCCGTTGTTTTTTATCTGCCTTCGCCGGAGGATATCCCCCCGGTGCGGGGGATAAACCCTTTGACCAAGCAGGAAGAAATCAGGATCAGCAGTGATAAGGAGCCGCTGGCGGCGCTGGCCTTCAAAATAATGCAGGATGAAGGCCGCAAGCTTACCTATCTGCGCATCTATTCCGGACGGATAAACGCCGGGGACGAGCTGTTCAATGCCAGCCGGGGCAAGAAGGAGAAGATCTCGCGCATCCTGAAGATGCATGCCAACAAGAGGGAGCGGCTGGAGCAGGCCGGGGCCGGGGACATCATTGCCGTCATGGGACTCAAGGAGATAACGACCGGCGATACGATCTGCAGCGAGGAGCACCCGATCCTTTTGGAGCTGATCGACTTTTATGAACCGGTCATCAGTCTGGCGATCGAGGCGAAGACCCCGGCTGACCAGGAAAAGCTTGTTGTTGCCCTGGGGAAGCTGATGGAGGAGGATCCCACGCTGCGGGTAAAAGACGATGACGAGACGGCGCAGACGGTGCTTTCCGGAATGGGAGAACTGCATCTCGAGATAATAACCGACCGCCTGCTGCGCGAGTTCAATACCCGCATCAATGTCGGCAAGCCGCGGGTTGTCCACCGCGAAACCATTCAAAAACAGGTGGAGTGCGAGGGGGTTTTCGAGCGGGAATTGGCGGACAAGAGGCATTTCGGCAGCGTCAGGCTTCTGCTGGAACCGGGCAAAAGGGGGAGCGGTGCAGAGATAATCCGCAAACTCGATGATCAAGCGCCCCTGTTTACCGAAGAAATGCTCCTGGCCATGGAAGAAGGGATAAAAGAGGGGCTGCAGAGCGGCGTTCTGGCCGGTTATCCGGTCATTGACATCCGGATTGCGATTGCAGGCGGTGTGATTCGGGAAGGCGAAACCACCCCGCTGGGTTGCCGAATTGCCGCGGCAACCGCCTTCCGGGATGGTTGTCAACTGGCCGAACCTGTTTTGCTTGATCCCATCATGCGGGTTGATATCATTACACCTCCGGAGTTTATGGGCGAGGTTATCGGGGATATCAACGCCCGGCGGGGGGAAATTCAGGAGATTTCCCCCAAAGGGACAATCAGCGAGATAAGGGCCAAGGTTCCGCTCAAGGCAATGTTTGGCTATTCCACCGACCTGCGCTCTGCGACGCAGGGCCGGGCGATGTTTACCATGCAGTTTCTGGCTTATGACAAAATTGGCTAA
- a CDS encoding sigma 54-interacting transcriptional regulator codes for MTKLANLPPPAALQLDKDKLLQSIFRLSTFLAAPSKVDQILEKILDEVVESIGFDRGIIRLFDASRQNLEARAINNYSREELRKIVSIINIYEHDCIVTKVAKTGQPIAVEVTATDPRMTEMDRMLTKIYDRGSYFCAPLKIGEEVIGIIAAWFNEETKFCPEEINLFVTYANILSMMIHNIRLFEDNLEKIRMLTVLQDSVSRMNASYILNNHILEILAEGAMRIAGAQKVFVYILDLEKNRCLVNDGGKVLIDDQMSYKEEIAHTIIKTAIDDNAFVLRRNNSQGAATRPFFADYPSELAIPLKIGEKFQGALYLAKKTGDYAPEKIHILDILVNNASNSYENAIMHSLLSIEANSLKTEVKKLKERENILLGFHNIIGKSEKMLELFHIIKEVAGHDTNILIQGESGTGKELIARAIHRQSNRVAKPFVDVNCAAIPAALLESEIFGYEAGAFTDARKRKIGLIEYANGGTMLLDEIGDMDIRIQAKFLRMLEDRHIRRLGGNESIPIDVRFVFSTNRDLNRMVAEGSFREDLYYRISVVPIQIPPLRERKEDLLLLARYYVEEFNDKFKKTVKGFTEEAERIIILYPWPGNVRELRNIIERIMILHSGGDLIACEKLPAEMRKTANKEELNLRIDDMFPDLSTAEVDFIGTVDRVTKETKKRIIAGAVALSGGNRSRAAKRLGISRYKLIREEKKLRA; via the coding sequence ATGACAAAATTGGCTAATCTGCCGCCCCCGGCGGCGCTTCAACTCGACAAAGACAAGCTGCTGCAGAGCATCTTTCGGCTGAGCACGTTTCTGGCGGCGCCTTCCAAGGTCGATCAGATACTGGAGAAGATACTCGATGAGGTTGTCGAAAGCATCGGCTTTGACCGGGGCATCATCCGTCTTTTTGACGCCTCGCGCCAGAATCTGGAAGCCAGAGCAATCAACAATTACAGCCGCGAAGAGCTGCGCAAGATCGTTTCAATCATCAATATCTATGAACACGATTGCATTGTCACCAAGGTGGCAAAAACGGGCCAGCCGATCGCGGTCGAGGTGACCGCGACTGATCCCCGTATGACGGAAATGGACCGGATGCTTACAAAAATATACGATCGTGGTTCATACTTCTGTGCCCCGCTAAAGATAGGGGAGGAGGTGATCGGCATCATCGCCGCCTGGTTTAACGAGGAGACCAAATTCTGCCCGGAGGAAATCAACCTTTTTGTAACCTATGCCAACATTCTGAGCATGATGATCCACAATATCAGGCTTTTTGAAGACAATCTGGAAAAAATCAGGATGCTTACCGTCCTGCAGGATTCTGTCTCCCGCATGAACGCCAGCTACATCCTCAATAACCATATCCTGGAAATTCTTGCCGAGGGGGCGATGCGGATAGCGGGCGCGCAAAAGGTATTTGTCTATATTCTCGATCTTGAAAAGAACCGTTGTCTGGTCAATGACGGGGGCAAGGTTTTGATCGACGACCAGATGTCCTATAAGGAGGAAATAGCCCATACCATTATAAAGACGGCGATCGATGACAACGCTTTCGTTTTGCGGCGGAATAACTCGCAAGGAGCGGCCACTCGTCCTTTTTTTGCCGATTATCCCTCGGAGCTTGCCATTCCGCTGAAGATTGGGGAGAAATTCCAGGGCGCGCTTTATCTGGCCAAAAAAACAGGGGACTATGCGCCGGAGAAGATTCATATTCTGGACATTCTTGTCAACAACGCCTCCAATTCCTACGAAAATGCGATTATGCATTCGCTTTTGTCGATCGAAGCGAACTCCCTGAAAACCGAGGTGAAAAAACTCAAGGAACGGGAGAATATCCTGCTGGGTTTTCATAACATCATCGGCAAATCGGAAAAGATGCTGGAGCTCTTTCACATAATCAAGGAAGTGGCCGGGCACGATACCAACATTCTTATCCAGGGCGAAAGCGGTACAGGCAAAGAGCTGATTGCGCGGGCGATTCATCGCCAGAGTAACCGGGTTGCCAAACCGTTTGTCGATGTCAATTGCGCGGCGATTCCCGCGGCGCTTTTAGAAAGCGAGATATTTGGTTATGAGGCAGGGGCCTTTACCGATGCGAGAAAACGGAAGATCGGCCTTATCGAATACGCCAATGGCGGCACGATGCTGCTCGACGAAATAGGCGATATGGATATCCGTATTCAGGCAAAATTTCTACGGATGCTGGAAGACAGGCATATCCGCCGTCTGGGCGGCAATGAAAGCATTCCGATCGATGTGCGGTTCGTCTTTTCCACGAACCGGGATCTGAACCGCATGGTCGCAGAAGGCTCTTTCCGGGAGGATCTCTATTACAGGATCAGCGTGGTCCCGATCCAGATTCCACCTCTTCGGGAGAGAAAAGAGGACCTGCTGCTGCTGGCCCGCTATTATGTGGAAGAGTTCAATGATAAATTCAAAAAGACGGTAAAGGGTTTTACGGAAGAGGCGGAACGGATTATTATCCTTTATCCCTGGCCGGGGAATGTTCGTGAACTGAGGAACATAATCGAGCGGATTATGATACTCCACAGTGGAGGAGATTTGATCGCGTGTGAAAAGCTGCCGGCGGAGATGCGAAAAACGGCGAACAAGGAAGAACTGAATTTGCGCATCGACGACATGTTCCCCGATTTGTCAACCGCGGAGGTCGATTTTATTGGGACAGTTGACCGGGTTACCAAGGAGACGAAGAAAAGGATCATCGCCGGCGCCGTTGCGTTAAGCGGCGGCAACAGGAGCCGCGCGGCAAAGCGGCTGGGCATTTCCCGCTACAAGCTGATCCGGGAAGAAAAAAAGCTAAGGGCCTGA
- a CDS encoding MFS transporter, whose translation MPFLVTHYHFTATGAAALNSSVLIAWALGGPLAGGLSDRIGRRKPLYIAGLLTLTGAWGLVILVPALPVPLLIGLLLLAGLASGSMVVGFAFIKESVPLRLGGTASGLVNMGTMTGPMILQPAVGMILDWTWQGKLVDGIKVYGFDAFRLGFSLMLAWAVVSSVLIFFTKETAKDGPKMRCKMFRLFVVRPLAFFLPGSACSGKCPAALPRGSCCRRLTQRRRR comes from the coding sequence TTGCCCTTTCTGGTTACCCATTACCATTTCACCGCAACCGGGGCGGCAGCGCTCAACTCGTCCGTACTGATTGCCTGGGCGCTGGGCGGGCCATTGGCCGGCGGGCTTTCCGACAGGATCGGCAGGCGCAAACCCCTTTATATAGCAGGCTTGCTGACTCTTACCGGCGCCTGGGGACTGGTCATTTTAGTTCCCGCCCTGCCGGTTCCCCTGCTGATTGGCTTGCTGCTGCTGGCCGGGCTCGCCTCGGGGAGCATGGTTGTCGGGTTTGCCTTTATCAAGGAGTCCGTCCCCCTGCGGCTGGGGGGAACAGCTTCCGGTCTCGTAAATATGGGAACAATGACCGGACCGATGATTTTACAACCGGCGGTGGGGATGATTCTCGATTGGACCTGGCAGGGCAAGCTGGTTGACGGAATCAAGGTTTACGGATTTGACGCCTTCCGCCTCGGTTTCTCCCTGATGCTGGCCTGGGCAGTGGTCAGCTCCGTGCTGATTTTCTTTACCAAGGAGACTGCCAAAGATGGCCCAAAGATGAGATGCAAGATGTTCAGGTTATTTGTGGTCAGGCCCTTAGCTTTTTTTCTTCCCGGATCAGCTTGTAGCGGGAAATGCCCAGCCGCTTTGCCGCGCGGCTCCTGTTGCCGCCGCTTAACGCAACGGCGCCGGCGATGA
- a CDS encoding MFS transporter — MAEINKDNYPPPRLAWFMWGLGAVLYLIGFFQRVAPAVITTELMHDFAIGATGLGNLSAFYFYSYVFMQVPTGILADRLGPRRLLAAGALVAGIGTLFFGLAPTLFWAGIGRLLIGGSVAVAFVGMLKLAAHWFAPRQFALATGMALFCGIIGAVSAGAPLRVLADLAGWRQIIVASALFTLGTSLAIWLLVRDDPALKGFTSYAHPAAEEARKSSVKEDLREIFRSRNTWLLCLIPGGVVGPILTFSGLWGCPFWLPITISPQPGRQRSTRPY; from the coding sequence ATGGCAGAGATTAATAAAGACAATTATCCACCGCCGCGCCTTGCCTGGTTTATGTGGGGACTGGGGGCGGTTTTATATCTGATAGGCTTTTTTCAGAGGGTCGCGCCAGCCGTAATAACAACGGAACTAATGCATGATTTTGCCATCGGCGCCACCGGTCTCGGAAATCTCTCCGCCTTTTACTTTTATAGTTATGTCTTCATGCAGGTTCCTACCGGCATCCTGGCTGACCGCCTCGGCCCGCGCCGTCTGCTTGCCGCAGGAGCGCTAGTCGCCGGCATAGGCACACTGTTTTTCGGGCTGGCGCCGACACTCTTTTGGGCTGGCATAGGCAGACTGCTGATCGGCGGCTCGGTTGCCGTTGCCTTTGTCGGAATGCTGAAGCTGGCTGCCCACTGGTTTGCCCCGCGTCAGTTTGCCCTGGCCACAGGAATGGCGCTTTTTTGCGGCATTATCGGGGCCGTCTCTGCGGGGGCGCCGCTCCGGGTGCTGGCTGATCTGGCTGGCTGGCGCCAAATAATAGTGGCCTCCGCCCTCTTCACACTGGGGACGAGTCTGGCGATCTGGCTTCTGGTCCGCGATGATCCCGCGTTAAAAGGGTTCACAAGTTACGCCCACCCGGCAGCGGAAGAGGCTCGGAAGAGCTCTGTTAAAGAAGACCTCCGGGAAATTTTCCGCTCTCGGAATACCTGGCTGCTTTGTCTGATTCCGGGTGGGGTGGTCGGCCCGATTCTGACCTTTTCCGGACTTTGGGGTTGCCCTTTCTGGTTACCCATTACCATTTCACCGCAACCGGGGCGGCAGCGCTCAACTCGTCCGTACTGA